Proteins found in one Triticum aestivum cultivar Chinese Spring chromosome 4D, IWGSC CS RefSeq v2.1, whole genome shotgun sequence genomic segment:
- the LOC123097240 gene encoding probable L-gulonolactone oxidase 4: MEASRSSSLLPAALLLALGLLLSRPAGSSPPPDSVTCARGTSDCTLANVYGSFPDRTACRAADATFPRTEAELVAAVAAAVAAKRKVKAVPRHSHSFPKLACPGGRDGTIISTARLNRTVSIDAAQGLMTVEGGMVLRDLIRDAAAAGLALPHSPYWYGVSIGGLLATGAHGSSLWGKGSAVHEYVVGMRIVTPAPASQGFAVVRELGADHPDLDAAKVSLGVLGVVSQVTLQLQPMFKRSVTFLERDDSDLAAQVAVWGNLHEFGDMTWLPRQGKVIYRQDDRVDVSSPGDGLNDYLGFRSFPTLGLIVARVAEEHVEESSDMARCLAAGVLPASFPMQAYGFTNDGSSFTGYPVVGYQHRIQASGSCIDAKDNLLRSSCPWDPRVRSLFFYNTGFSVALSKAPALAADMQRLRDLNPRALCSLDAKMGVLIRYVGASSAYLGKTEDSVNFDFTYYRSYTQGRPRAHSDVIDELEQMALRKYGAVPQWGKNRNFAFDGAIAKYAKSGEFLKVKERYDPDGVFSSEWSDRVLGIDGSPNIVHKSCAIEGLCICSHDSHCAPEQGYYCRPGKVYAEARVCSFRPTSHRDHNDEI; the protein is encoded by the exons ATGGAGGCTAGCAGGTCGTCCTCGTTGCTTCCGGCGGCTCTCCTCCTAGCCCTGGGCCTCCTCCTGAGCCGCCCCGCCGGCTCCAGCCCTCCGCCGGACTCGGTGACctgcgcccgcggcacgtccgactGCACCCTCGCCAACGTCTACGGCTCCTTCCCGGACCGCACCGCCTGCCGCGCGGCCGACGCCACGTTCCCGCGCACCGAGGCGGAGCTGGTGGCCGCCGTGGCGGCCGCCGTCGCGGCCAAGCGCAAGGTGAAGGCGGTCCCCAGGCACTCCCACAGCTTCCCCAAGCTGGCCTGCCCGGGCGGCCGCGACGGCACCATCATCAGCACGGCGCGGCTCAACCGGACGGTGAGCATCGACGCCGCCCAGGGGCTGATGACCGTGGAGGGCGGCATGGTGCTCCGGGACCTCAtccgcgacgccgccgccgccgggctcgcgCTGCCGCACTCGCCCTACTGGTACGGCGTCAGCATCGGGGGCCTGCTGGCCACGGGCGCGCACGGCAGCTCGCTTTGGGGAAAGGGCAGCGCCGTGCACGAGTACGTGGTCGGGATGAGGATCGTGACGCCGGCGCCGGCGAGCCAGGGGTTCGCCGTGGTCCGGGAGCTCGGCGCCGACCACCCCGACCTCGACGCGGCCAAGGTCTCGCTCGGCGTCCTTGGCGTCGTCTCGCAG GTTACTCTGCAGTTGCAGCCGATGTTCAAGCGGTCCGTCACGTTCCTGGAGCGCGATGACTCTGACCTGGCAGCGCAGGTGGCCGTGTGGGGCAATCTGCACGAGTTCGGCGACATGACGTGGCTGCCGCGGCAGGGCAAGGTCATCTACCGCCAGGACGACCGTGTCGATGTCTCATCGCCCGGCGATGGCCTCAACGACTACCTCGGCTTCCGCTCCTTCCCGACGCTCGGGCTCATCGTCGCAAGAGTCGCGGAGGAGCATGTGGAGGAAAGCAGCGACATGGCACGGTGCCTAGCCGCGGGGGTGCTGCCCGCGTCGTTCCCCATGCAGGCGTACGGCTTCACCAACGACGGCTCCTCCTTCACGGGATACCCGGTGGTAGGGTACCAGCACCGCATCCAGGCATCCGGCTCGTGCATCGATGCCAAGGACAACCTGCTCCGCTCCTCATGCCCATGGGACCCACGCGTTCGGAGCCTCTTCTTCTACAACACTGGCTTCAGTGTCGCGCTCTCCAAAGCCCCGGCGTTGGCCGCCGACATGCAACGACTCCGCGACCTCAACCCGCGCGCCCTATGCAGTCTCGACGCCAAGATGGGCGTGCTCATCCGCTACGTTGGGGCCTCCTCCGCCTACCTCGGCAAGACGGAGGACTCGGTCAACTTTGACTTCACCTACTACCGGAGCTACacccagggcaggccgcgtgctcACTCTGATGTGATCGACGAGCTCGAACAGATGGCTTTGCGCAAGTATGGCGCCGTCCCGCAATGGGGCAAGAACCGCAACTTCGCCTTCGACGGCGCCATCGCCAAGTACGCAAAGTCCGGCGAGTTCCTCAAAGTGAAGGAGAGGTATGACCCAGACGGGGTCTTCTCTAGCGAGTGGAGCGACCGCGTGCTCGGCATCGATGGGAGCCCCAACATCGTCCACAAGAGTTGCGCCATTGAAGGGCTCTGCATATGCTCTCACGACTCGCACTGCGCGCCGGAACAAGGCTATTACTGTCGGCCTGGAAAGGTGTACGCGGAGGCAAGGGTATGCTCATTCCGACCCACCTCTCACCGCGACCACAACGACGAAATATGA